The proteins below come from a single Limosilactobacillus reuteri genomic window:
- a CDS encoding matrixin family metalloprotease, translating into MLTQSWLHRITGKEVATPTKQNADQQTGVQDTPADARWEQNSATIYVNISNPVLKNATDTAIAQWNNTKSFTFKIVNDKNANISVSAVNDPNNGAAGLTNTSMNSATGYYLHATVELNSYYLLNPAFGYSQERIVNTAEHELGHAIGLHHTNKISVMQPAGSYYPIQSRDIEAVKALYSRTPQPIIAENNSNR; encoded by the coding sequence GTGCTTACTCAATCGTGGCTACACCGAATAACCGGCAAAGAAGTTGCAACCCCAACTAAACAAAACGCTGACCAACAAACTGGGGTACAAGATACACCCGCTGATGCACGCTGGGAACAAAACTCTGCAACGATCTATGTTAATATCAGTAATCCAGTATTAAAGAATGCAACAGACACCGCAATTGCCCAATGGAATAACACGAAGTCATTCACATTTAAAATCGTTAATGATAAGAATGCAAATATTAGTGTTTCCGCTGTTAATGATCCAAATAATGGGGCAGCGGGGCTTACCAATACAAGCATGAATTCCGCAACTGGATATTATCTGCACGCAACAGTAGAGCTAAATTCTTACTACCTATTAAATCCTGCCTTTGGCTACTCACAAGAACGAATCGTAAATACTGCTGAGCATGAATTAGGGCATGCAATTGGTCTACATCACACGAACAAGATTTCTGTGATGCAGCCAGCTGGATCATATTATCCCATTCAATCACGAGACATAGAGGCTGTGAAGGCTTTATATTCACGAACTCCACAACCAATCATCGCCGAAAACAATTCCAACAGATAG
- a CDS encoding cupredoxin domain-containing protein, translating into MRIAVIIIALLLIAFIVWWFFGKHTESAGKSTIVNDEQTATIVVNGGYSPSTVTLKKGIPAQVNFDMHDSTACLSHVVFEQLGVNKDLTKQKITTINIPTDKAQTFNFACGMDMFHGKVIVK; encoded by the coding sequence TTGAGAATTGCCGTTATAATTATTGCCCTACTTTTGATTGCATTTATTGTTTGGTGGTTCTTCGGAAAGCATACAGAGTCGGCGGGAAAATCAACTATTGTTAATGATGAACAAACTGCAACGATTGTCGTTAATGGTGGTTATTCTCCATCAACCGTTACCTTGAAAAAGGGAATTCCGGCTCAAGTTAACTTTGATATGCATGACTCGACGGCTTGTTTATCACATGTAGTATTTGAACAGCTAGGAGTTAATAAGGACTTAACAAAGCAAAAGATTACGACGATTAATATTCCAACAGATAAAGCCCAGACTTTTAATTTTGCTTGTGGAATGGATATGTTTCATGGAAAGGTGATTGTTAAATAA
- a CDS encoding cupredoxin domain-containing protein: MSIFSKNQTKKVVVNAENHGYKPETVIFKQGKPARLKFIPSDNMGCMNEVVFKELGIDEKLDGKKEVTVDIPTDKPRTYNYACGMDMFHGKVIVK, translated from the coding sequence ATGAGTATTTTTTCAAAAAATCAAACTAAAAAAGTTGTTGTTAATGCAGAAAACCATGGTTACAAGCCAGAAACGGTTATTTTCAAGCAGGGCAAACCAGCTCGATTAAAGTTTATCCCGTCTGATAATATGGGATGTATGAACGAAGTCGTCTTTAAGGAACTTGGGATTGATGAAAAGTTAGACGGTAAAAAAGAAGTTACTGTTGATATTCCAACTGACAAGCCAAGAACTTATAACTATGCTTGCGGAATGGATATGTTTCATGGAAAGGTTATTGTAAAGTAA
- a CDS encoding copper-translocating P-type ATPase has product MKLTNIQRFWISFVLSIPMLIQMLAMPFHWMMPAYDWIALITTTIIMAISAFPYWKSAIAAFKKHSANMNTLVATGTAVAYFYSIFAMITDRAVYFESAAFVTVFVLLGDAMEEKMHNNASNALGKLMGLQANDAEVLKDGKFVKVPLDQVQVGDLIRVKPGEKVPVDGTILEGVTSLDESMVTGESMPVIKKVGDTVVGSTINNNGTITFKATKVGADTMLAQIVDLVKKAQTSHAPIQNLTDKISNVFVPAVMIIAILTFMIWYSFVGATFVQALLFAVSVIVITCPCALGLATPTALMVGTARSAKMGVLIKNGEVLQEVSNIDTVVFDKTGTITVGKPVVTDIVGDAKKVLTIAASLEESSEHPLASAILQKAKNKEISPAKVDKFEAIEGKGVRADYNGQVAFVGSNRLLVDVNISREMASRAEKLQNEAKTVVYVGLDGKIIGLVAIQDVPKSSSKDAIAELKARGLMTVMLTGDNKRVAQAIADEVGIDRVIAEVMPNDKAQQIKELQDKGKKVAFVGDGINDAPALSTADVGIAMGSGTDIAIDSGGIVLVQNDLRGVVRALDISKKTFNRIKLNLFWALIYNVIGIPIAAGLFAFVGFTLSPELAGLAMAFSSVSVVSSSLLLNKTKIAGDHVVQA; this is encoded by the coding sequence ATGAAGCTCACAAACATTCAGCGATTTTGGATTTCATTTGTATTATCAATTCCAATGTTAATACAAATGCTTGCGATGCCTTTTCACTGGATGATGCCTGCCTATGATTGGATAGCATTAATTACTACTACTATTATTATGGCAATTTCAGCATTTCCATATTGGAAAAGTGCGATCGCTGCATTTAAGAAACATAGTGCAAATATGAATACCCTAGTTGCCACAGGAACAGCTGTCGCTTATTTTTATAGTATTTTTGCAATGATAACTGATAGGGCAGTTTATTTTGAAAGTGCTGCTTTTGTTACTGTCTTTGTTTTACTGGGGGATGCGATGGAAGAGAAAATGCATAATAATGCTTCCAATGCTCTTGGTAAGTTGATGGGCCTTCAAGCAAACGATGCTGAAGTCTTAAAAGATGGCAAATTTGTCAAAGTACCACTCGATCAAGTTCAAGTTGGCGACCTTATTCGGGTCAAGCCAGGTGAAAAAGTACCCGTAGACGGAACAATTCTGGAAGGGGTAACTTCTCTGGATGAGTCGATGGTTACTGGTGAAAGTATGCCGGTAATTAAAAAAGTTGGCGATACTGTTGTTGGTTCAACAATTAATAATAATGGGACGATTACTTTTAAAGCCACAAAGGTTGGAGCGGATACAATGCTTGCCCAAATTGTTGACCTAGTAAAAAAAGCGCAAACCAGTCATGCTCCTATCCAGAACTTAACAGATAAGATTTCAAATGTGTTTGTCCCAGCAGTAATGATTATTGCTATTTTGACATTTATGATTTGGTATTCCTTTGTTGGCGCAACATTTGTTCAAGCATTATTATTTGCTGTTTCAGTAATTGTCATTACCTGTCCGTGCGCATTAGGTTTAGCAACTCCAACAGCATTAATGGTTGGTACTGCAAGAAGTGCTAAGATGGGTGTCCTTATTAAGAATGGTGAAGTTCTTCAAGAAGTAAGTAATATTGATACTGTTGTGTTTGATAAAACAGGGACAATTACGGTCGGCAAACCAGTTGTAACTGATATTGTTGGCGATGCTAAAAAAGTATTAACAATAGCTGCTAGTCTTGAGGAATCGTCTGAGCACCCGTTGGCATCTGCAATTCTTCAAAAGGCAAAAAATAAAGAGATCTCACCAGCAAAGGTAGATAAATTTGAAGCAATTGAAGGTAAGGGTGTGCGTGCAGATTATAATGGGCAAGTAGCATTTGTTGGTAGCAATCGGCTTTTGGTTGATGTAAATATTTCCCGGGAAATGGCATCACGTGCAGAAAAATTACAGAACGAAGCTAAAACAGTTGTTTATGTTGGTCTTGATGGGAAAATAATCGGCTTAGTTGCCATTCAAGATGTTCCGAAGTCGAGTTCAAAAGATGCAATTGCGGAGCTAAAAGCACGTGGATTAATGACTGTGATGTTAACTGGTGATAATAAACGGGTAGCTCAAGCAATAGCTGATGAAGTTGGTATCGATAGGGTAATTGCTGAAGTAATGCCGAATGACAAAGCTCAACAAATTAAGGAACTTCAGGACAAGGGTAAAAAAGTTGCTTTTGTTGGTGATGGAATTAATGATGCCCCTGCTTTGTCGACAGCTGATGTTGGAATTGCAATGGGATCTGGAACTGATATCGCAATTGACTCTGGTGGAATCGTTCTCGTTCAAAACGATTTGCGAGGAGTTGTCCGGGCACTTGATATTTCTAAGAAGACCTTTAACCGGATTAAATTAAATCTCTTCTGGGCGCTCATTTACAATGTCATTGGTATTCCAATCGCTGCAGGGCTATTTGCATTTGTGGGCTTTACGCTTAGTCCGGAGCTTGCCGGCCTAGCAATGGCCTTTAGTTCTGTTTCTGTTGTTAGTTCTTCTCTGCTGTTAAATAAAACTAAGATTGCGGGAGACCATGTTGTTCAGGCTTAA
- a CDS encoding mucin-binding protein: MKLGNKSASSVASLNRTPLLEKMLKAAPNFAAQQQKLNGQEPVIKNNPALGEYKLIDDLGGLIHGTYLQATNSESQDKDRSLVSRNSMSETASLVNYRAATDFSGYGHLKNNTETTKSVEVVHTLPTFEGKQGTAQIVLDGARINEFDGLEYKDEKGNVIPRFDITYSYQGHEGEYSTIDTLKQRDDFSWEKVTAVMVFGSLLPNSSYRVEFPFKITNLENINTQEQFNLNEYAFYDLTVNKHTTSQLNFRLSTPVFAHDAYQNIPFMALSRTEDGDEVFPEDVQAMMPTLGEVPYAISNFNDEISFETDGDNVMWQGGQYFFKLAAIQGAIQEKGFSVNVDKTGRKLMEASAFMVQPTYLDFESFDFIPYVVIHQLFITKSFTLKAEAKDDWNSFGGIEKVCGLSATNEELPVSPEQTFIVDDSELVDATPSDYNVIIGYFLNGSEDNDMLITSLAKVRMVENKQTINVYYVDLVNIPDKTKDDLQPSGGKILENQTQTFTGQGDEDYHNELWGEENGFEIYEYDQGAKLRTYVGRQPAKDYYVYLIHKIEKINEDHQVTRTITFNMPDGSKQIIKQTGKIQRFGITDKTTNEKTWSDWSKATLPAVTAPHVPGYTGKNVDAEPISLMSKDSNINIIYHPKQVSVKIKYVDEAGNVIDEQIVSGLADDLISHKPTVETDRLADEGYVIVNNELPQNARLIAEDSDQEKEYKVIISKQDLQTQQITVFYVDVPDNRLPIVKPSSGRIIDNRTQRLNVTEGQTYSNELRNFEDDGYELFKADKGALKGKCFAGSLEQQYYVYLTHQTTPLKKEHHVTRTIQITMPDKTQQVVTQEAIATRFGVHDEVLGSDIWQEWSKGVIPEYIPAPIAGYDASAIPAEQVDDNASDRNKKISYTPQPAKILVKFIDQTGAELTSEELTGVTGEEFNYDPTPQIKLFEDEGYVLDENSFPADHHFTAGEQTYTITLKKLVAVTPHGNSEAESTIEQIKSNDDDKTGNKKEIFAAFKGYFK; the protein is encoded by the coding sequence GTGAAATTAGGGAATAAATCTGCTTCAAGTGTTGCTTCACTCAATAGAACTCCATTATTGGAAAAAATGCTTAAAGCAGCACCGAATTTTGCGGCTCAACAACAAAAATTGAACGGCCAAGAACCAGTAATAAAAAATAATCCTGCATTAGGGGAATATAAACTAATTGATGATTTAGGCGGCCTAATTCATGGGACTTACTTACAGGCAACTAATAGTGAAAGCCAAGATAAAGATCGATCGCTTGTAAGTCGTAATTCAATGAGTGAAACGGCATCATTAGTTAACTATCGCGCAGCTACTGATTTTAGTGGATATGGTCATTTAAAGAATAATACAGAAACTACGAAATCAGTTGAAGTTGTCCATACGCTGCCTACATTTGAAGGGAAACAAGGAACGGCACAAATTGTACTTGATGGGGCGCGGATTAATGAATTTGACGGTCTTGAATATAAGGATGAAAAGGGAAATGTAATTCCTAGATTTGATATTACCTATAGTTACCAAGGACACGAAGGAGAGTATTCAACGATTGATACTCTTAAGCAGCGTGATGATTTTAGCTGGGAAAAAGTAACAGCGGTTATGGTATTTGGTTCTTTATTGCCAAACAGTTCTTACCGTGTTGAATTTCCTTTTAAGATTACAAATCTAGAGAATATTAATACTCAAGAGCAATTTAATTTAAATGAATATGCCTTTTATGATTTAACAGTTAATAAGCATACAACGTCACAATTAAACTTCCGCTTAAGCACGCCTGTTTTTGCCCATGATGCCTATCAAAATATCCCATTCATGGCACTCAGCCGAACTGAAGATGGTGATGAGGTATTTCCAGAAGATGTTCAAGCAATGATGCCAACTTTGGGTGAAGTACCATATGCGATCAGTAACTTTAACGATGAAATTTCATTTGAGACTGATGGAGATAATGTAATGTGGCAAGGCGGTCAATACTTCTTTAAGCTGGCCGCTATTCAAGGTGCGATTCAAGAAAAGGGATTTTCAGTCAATGTTGATAAGACAGGAAGAAAGTTAATGGAGGCCTCTGCCTTTATGGTTCAACCTACTTATCTTGATTTTGAAAGTTTTGACTTCATTCCTTATGTTGTCATTCACCAACTTTTTATTACTAAATCATTTACGCTTAAGGCAGAGGCAAAAGATGATTGGAATTCATTTGGCGGGATTGAAAAAGTTTGTGGTCTCTCCGCAACTAATGAGGAACTTCCGGTTAGTCCTGAGCAAACATTTATTGTGGATGATTCTGAATTAGTCGATGCAACTCCTAGTGATTATAATGTCATTATTGGTTATTTCCTTAACGGGAGTGAGGACAATGATATGTTAATCACTTCACTGGCAAAGGTAAGGATGGTTGAAAATAAACAGACAATTAATGTTTACTATGTTGACTTGGTTAATATCCCTGATAAAACCAAAGATGATTTACAACCAAGTGGCGGAAAGATTCTCGAAAATCAAACCCAAACTTTTACCGGCCAAGGTGATGAAGATTATCATAATGAACTCTGGGGTGAAGAAAACGGCTTTGAGATTTATGAATATGACCAAGGTGCTAAATTAAGGACCTATGTCGGTAGACAACCAGCTAAAGATTATTATGTTTATCTTATTCATAAAATTGAAAAAATCAATGAAGATCATCAAGTAACACGAACAATTACTTTTAATATGCCAGATGGATCCAAGCAGATCATTAAGCAAACTGGAAAAATTCAGCGTTTTGGAATTACTGATAAAACGACTAATGAAAAAACATGGAGTGATTGGAGTAAAGCTACTCTCCCCGCAGTTACCGCACCCCATGTTCCTGGATATACGGGTAAAAACGTTGATGCTGAACCAATTTCATTAATGTCAAAAGATAGCAATATTAATATTATCTACCATCCAAAGCAAGTTAGTGTCAAGATTAAATATGTTGATGAAGCTGGGAATGTAATTGATGAGCAAATAGTTTCTGGACTTGCTGACGACTTGATCAGTCATAAGCCAACAGTTGAAACTGACCGTCTTGCTGATGAAGGTTACGTGATTGTTAATAATGAATTGCCACAAAATGCTCGCTTAATAGCCGAAGACAGTGATCAAGAAAAAGAATATAAGGTTATTATTAGTAAACAAGATTTACAGACACAACAAATTACCGTCTTTTATGTTGATGTCCCTGATAATCGATTACCAATTGTCAAGCCTTCTTCTGGGCGGATTATTGATAATCGGACCCAAAGATTAAATGTTACAGAAGGACAAACATATAGTAATGAACTACGGAATTTTGAAGATGACGGGTATGAATTGTTTAAGGCTGACAAAGGGGCATTAAAGGGTAAGTGCTTTGCTGGTAGTCTGGAACAACAATATTATGTTTACCTCACTCACCAAACTACTCCCCTAAAAAAGGAACATCACGTAACGCGAACGATTCAGATTACAATGCCTGATAAAACACAACAAGTTGTAACTCAGGAAGCAATTGCTACTCGTTTTGGCGTTCATGATGAAGTGCTTGGTAGTGACATTTGGCAAGAGTGGAGCAAAGGAGTGATCCCTGAATATATTCCAGCACCAATCGCGGGGTATGATGCATCTGCTATTCCAGCTGAACAGGTTGATGACAATGCGAGCGATCGAAATAAAAAGATCAGTTACACTCCACAACCAGCTAAAATTTTGGTTAAATTTATTGACCAAACTGGTGCAGAATTAACATCCGAGGAACTTACTGGGGTAACCGGTGAAGAATTTAACTACGATCCAACTCCGCAAATTAAGTTATTTGAAGATGAAGGATATGTGCTTGATGAAAATAGTTTCCCTGCTGATCATCATTTTACGGCCGGGGAACAGACCTATACTATTACCTTAAAGAAATTAGTAGCAGTAACCCCTCATGGTAATAGTGAGGCAGAATCAACAATCGAACAAATTAAGTCGAACGATGATGATAAAACTGGAAATAAAAAGGAAATCTTTGCTGCATTTAAAGGCTATTTTAAATAA
- a CDS encoding serine hydrolase domain-containing protein, which yields MNKYDLTITKLHQMVKEGVVPGVSYLIFDHQHTIKEVTGMAQIYPETEILKPGMLYDIASLTKVIGTVPVIAQLIQKGTLSLDDPVKKFLPEFNDDRPTIRNLLTHTSGITGYIPHRNELTASELKNAFLTKMHVEDSLNRQIKYADVNYLYLGWIIERIYNQPVQKVITEQVLKPLNMPTATFRPQPANCVPTEVQEKRGLIRGETHDPKGYILGESCGCAGLFASLKDLEVFSHALIENNLKGLLTSETTDLLFTDQTRIPGPHSRSLGWKLFHAKDHHLLISHTGFTGTWMVLDRQTDQGFIVLTNRVHPSAKNQEYLDARDQLFAIYLKEKEKTL from the coding sequence ATGAATAAATACGATTTAACAATTACTAAATTACACCAAATGGTTAAAGAGGGAGTTGTTCCAGGAGTTAGCTATTTGATTTTTGATCATCAACATACGATTAAGGAAGTAACAGGGATGGCCCAAATTTATCCCGAGACTGAAATATTAAAACCAGGCATGCTCTATGATATTGCTTCACTAACGAAAGTGATAGGAACAGTTCCGGTTATTGCCCAGCTTATTCAGAAAGGAACATTGTCTTTAGATGATCCGGTAAAGAAGTTCTTACCAGAATTTAATGATGACCGACCAACTATTCGCAATCTTCTTACCCATACTTCTGGGATTACTGGTTATATTCCCCATCGTAATGAGTTGACTGCCTCCGAACTAAAGAATGCTTTTTTGACGAAAATGCATGTGGAGGATAGCTTGAACCGCCAAATCAAATATGCGGATGTAAACTATTTGTATTTAGGATGGATTATTGAACGAATTTATAATCAACCAGTTCAAAAGGTTATTACAGAACAGGTCCTTAAACCATTAAATATGCCAACTGCGACATTTAGGCCTCAACCAGCTAACTGTGTACCAACAGAAGTACAAGAAAAACGGGGCTTAATTAGAGGAGAAACTCACGATCCTAAAGGGTATATTTTGGGAGAAAGTTGTGGATGTGCTGGCCTCTTTGCATCGTTGAAAGATTTAGAGGTCTTTAGTCACGCACTTATTGAAAATAATTTAAAAGGTCTTCTTACTTCTGAAACAACTGATCTTCTTTTTACAGATCAAACACGAATTCCTGGTCCACATAGTCGCTCTCTTGGATGGAAACTGTTTCACGCTAAAGACCACCACCTTTTGATTAGTCACACTGGATTTACGGGAACTTGGATGGTATTAGATCGTCAAACTGACCAAGGCTTTATTGTATTGACAAATCGCGTCCATCCCAGTGCTAAAAATCAAGAATATTTAGATGCTCGTGACCAACTTTTTGCAATTTATTTAAAAGAAAAAGAAAAAACTTTGTGA
- the arcA gene encoding arginine deiminase has protein sequence MQSPIHVTSEIGKLKTVMLHRPGKEIENVYPEILHRMLVDDIPYLPIAQEEHDLFAQTLRDNGAEVLYLEDLLTDALADDNIKEEFLEKIIAESGYAAGAIHDGLKEFLLSFSTKDMVNKIIAGVRKDEIKTKYASLTELAEDRDYPFYMDPMPNAYFTRDQQACIGDGITINHMTFKARQRESLFTEYIIKHNKRFADKGVEVWRNRYPEGRIEGGDELVLSDHVLAIGISQRTSAKAITELAESLFEKSDYDTVIAIHIPHNHAMMHLDTVFTMINYDQFTVHPAILHDGGHVDAYIMQPGNNGEISITHETNLKEILKKALDKPEIDLIPTGGGDPIIAPREQWNDGSNTLAIAPGVVVTYDRNYVSNDLLRKHGILVHEVRSSELSRGRGGPRCMSCPIVREDLKK, from the coding sequence ATGCAAAGTCCAATTCACGTTACATCAGAAATTGGAAAGCTTAAGACAGTTATGTTGCATCGACCAGGTAAGGAAATCGAAAATGTTTATCCTGAAATTCTTCACCGGATGCTCGTAGATGACATTCCATACTTACCGATCGCTCAAGAAGAACATGACCTTTTCGCCCAAACGTTACGCGATAATGGCGCTGAGGTATTGTATCTTGAAGATTTATTAACAGACGCACTAGCAGATGATAATATCAAAGAAGAATTCCTTGAAAAGATCATTGCTGAATCCGGTTATGCTGCTGGAGCAATCCATGACGGCTTAAAGGAATTCTTACTTAGTTTCAGTACTAAGGACATGGTTAACAAGATTATTGCTGGTGTACGTAAAGATGAGATTAAAACTAAGTATGCTTCTCTTACAGAATTAGCAGAAGATAGGGATTACCCATTCTATATGGATCCAATGCCAAATGCATACTTTACTCGTGACCAACAGGCATGTATCGGGGATGGAATTACCATTAATCACATGACCTTTAAGGCACGCCAACGTGAATCTCTCTTTACTGAGTACATCATTAAGCACAATAAGCGTTTTGCTGACAAAGGTGTTGAAGTATGGCGAAACCGTTATCCTGAAGGCCGGATTGAAGGTGGAGATGAATTAGTTCTCAGCGATCATGTATTAGCAATTGGTATTTCTCAACGAACATCTGCAAAGGCTATTACAGAATTAGCTGAAAGTCTCTTCGAAAAGTCTGATTATGATACAGTAATTGCTATCCATATTCCTCACAATCACGCAATGATGCACCTTGATACTGTGTTTACAATGATTAACTATGATCAATTTACAGTTCATCCAGCAATCTTACATGATGGCGGACATGTTGATGCATACATTATGCAGCCAGGTAATAATGGTGAAATTTCAATTACTCATGAAACAAATCTTAAAGAAATTTTGAAGAAGGCACTTGATAAGCCGGAAATTGATTTGATTCCTACTGGTGGCGGTGACCCAATTATTGCCCCACGTGAACAGTGGAATGACGGTTCTAACACACTAGCAATTGCCCCTGGTGTAGTTGTAACTTATGATCGGAACTATGTCTCAAACGATTTGCTGCGTAAGCATGGTATTCTCGTTCACGAGGTTCGTTCAAGCGAATTATCACGGGGTCGTGGTGGTCCACGGTGCATGTCATGTCCAATTGTTCGTGAAGATCTCAAGAAATAA
- a CDS encoding arginine repressor — MDRKARRKYIEQVVNDRKIETQEELLKLLTEAGFETTQATISRDIHALNIVKANDGDGHTHYVQLHVTPEHNFERLYQGIHDNVRTIETVQFMNVIKTALNSSYATILAGMFDELDIPEVVGTLAGNDTLIIISKDNDDAKMVYDLIIQHMHS; from the coding sequence ATGGATCGAAAGGCAAGAAGAAAATATATTGAACAAGTGGTTAATGATCGTAAAATTGAGACACAAGAAGAATTGCTTAAGCTGTTAACTGAGGCGGGTTTCGAAACAACACAAGCAACAATTTCAAGAGATATTCATGCGTTGAATATTGTTAAAGCAAATGATGGCGATGGTCATACCCATTATGTTCAACTTCATGTGACACCCGAACATAATTTTGAGCGCTTATATCAAGGGATTCATGATAATGTGCGGACAATTGAAACTGTTCAATTTATGAACGTAATCAAAACCGCACTAAATTCTAGCTATGCGACGATTTTGGCTGGAATGTTTGATGAACTTGATATTCCGGAAGTTGTGGGCACACTTGCTGGAAACGACACCTTGATTATCATCAGTAAAGATAATGATGATGCTAAAATGGTCTATGACTTAATCATTCAACATATGCATTCATAA
- a CDS encoding basic amino acid/polyamine antiporter, translating into MDEQKKGIGRGELIALIVSSCIGTGIFGITSDVAAAAAPGPALLAWIFVGIGFLMLVLSLNNLSEKRPDLTSGIFSYAGAGFGPLGEFISGWSYWLSAWLGNIAFATMLMSSIGTFFPTFKGGQNLPSIIIAIIFCWLLTILVNNGVESASFVNMIGTICKVLPLVIFIIMMVVCFKAGMFTADFWGRVANNASRGTTTGSVWEQMKGTLMTLIWVFIGVEGASVMASRAKSLTAAREASLISFGLLVVIYVLISILPYGALTRAELAGMGQPAIGHVLQATVGSWGSILINVGLIISTIVSWLSWTMLPAETTMLVADDKAMPKLWGKVNAKKAPTASLMITAVLQTIFLFSLLFTDKAYEFAYSLCSAAILFSYLFVGLYQMKYSSAHQEWGQFTIGLLSAAFMFACMFLAGWQEVLLVSISFIPGFYIYYLACKENDRKVTTAEKWTMALILILSIIAIWLVANGTIAIS; encoded by the coding sequence ATGGATGAACAAAAGAAAGGTATTGGTAGAGGCGAATTAATCGCCTTAATTGTAAGTTCATGTATCGGTACCGGAATATTTGGTATCACTAGTGATGTAGCGGCAGCGGCAGCGCCAGGACCTGCATTATTGGCCTGGATCTTTGTTGGAATTGGCTTTTTAATGCTGGTTCTCTCGCTAAATAATTTATCCGAAAAGCGACCAGATCTTACTTCAGGGATTTTCTCATACGCTGGTGCCGGCTTTGGACCATTAGGTGAATTTATTTCTGGATGGTCTTACTGGTTATCCGCATGGCTGGGAAACATTGCTTTTGCCACCATGTTGATGAGCTCGATTGGAACGTTCTTTCCAACATTTAAAGGTGGTCAAAACTTACCATCAATTATTATTGCCATCATCTTCTGTTGGCTATTGACAATCTTAGTTAACAATGGTGTTGAAAGTGCATCCTTTGTTAATATGATTGGGACAATCTGCAAGGTTTTACCATTGGTTATCTTTATTATAATGATGGTTGTTTGCTTCAAAGCCGGGATGTTTACAGCAGATTTCTGGGGACGGGTTGCTAATAATGCTTCTCGCGGTACCACAACTGGTTCTGTTTGGGAACAAATGAAAGGTACCCTAATGACATTAATTTGGGTATTTATCGGTGTTGAAGGTGCCTCTGTTATGGCAAGTCGTGCTAAGTCACTTACAGCCGCTCGTGAAGCTTCTCTTATTAGTTTTGGCCTTTTAGTAGTTATTTATGTATTGATTTCGATTTTGCCTTATGGTGCATTAACTCGGGCAGAATTAGCTGGAATGGGTCAACCAGCTATTGGTCATGTTCTTCAAGCAACTGTTGGTAGTTGGGGCTCGATTTTAATCAATGTTGGTTTAATCATCTCAACAATTGTTTCCTGGCTTTCTTGGACAATGCTTCCAGCCGAAACAACGATGTTAGTTGCCGATGATAAAGCAATGCCAAAGCTTTGGGGAAAGGTTAATGCTAAAAAGGCACCAACTGCTTCCTTGATGATTACAGCGGTATTGCAAACAATCTTCTTGTTCTCGTTGCTTTTCACTGATAAAGCCTATGAATTCGCATATTCCTTATGTAGTGCAGCAATTTTATTCTCATACTTATTTGTTGGACTTTACCAAATGAAATACAGTTCTGCACACCAAGAATGGGGACAATTTACAATTGGTTTGCTCTCGGCTGCATTTATGTTCGCATGTATGTTCCTTGCTGGATGGCAAGAAGTATTATTAGTTTCAATTAGTTTTATTCCTGGATTCTACATTTACTACTTAGCATGTAAAGAAAATGATCGTAAAGTTACAACTGCTGAAAAGTGGACAATGGCGCTGATTTTAATCCTAAGTATCATTGCAATTTGGCTTGTTGCTAATGGAACTATTGCCATTAGCTAG